In Mycobacterium sp. ITM-2016-00317, the genomic window GATGACGGCCGACGTCGACAACTGGCCGACGATGGGCCAACTCATGGACGTGATGTACTCGCCGGGCAATCCGGAGAAGTGGGCGTTCGGTACCCGTCCGGAGCCGATGCCCCCGGTGGGTCCGATGGATCCGACAGATCCGGCGGATCCCGCGGGCCCGCCGCCGCGCCCCTGAAGCTCCTGGCGTCAGCCGTGCCCGATCCGGAGCAGGTCCTCGAGGCTGGTCAGCTTCACCCGCGGGCGTCCTGAGCCTTCGCCGGCGGTCCGTTCGTGGGCGTCGATCAGCTGCCAGTGCTCGGTGGTGACCAGCTTCGGCTGACGCTCCAGCAGCCACTGCCGGATCTGGTCGAGGTGGTCGGCGCCGAACTCGGCGAGCTCCGCGCCCGCCAGGTCCGCCAGCAACGTCTCGACGGTGTCGGCGGAATCCTTCTTGTTGCTGCCGATCACGCCGGTCGGACCACGCTTGATCCAGCCCACGACGTACTCGTTGCGCCTGCCGTCGATCCGGCCGTCGGTGTGCGGAATGGTGCCCGCCCGCTCGTCGAAGGGCAGCCCCGGCGTCGGCAGGCCGCGATATCCGACGGCGCGCACCACCAGCTGCGCGGGCACCTCCTCGCGCTCACCGGTGTCCTTGGCCGTCACCCGGCCGTCGGCACCGCTGATCAGCTCGTTGCGGCCCAGCACGATCGCCTCGACCTTTCCGTCGCCCTTGATCTCGATCGGCGAGGTTCGGAACCGGAACACGATCCGGCGCTTGGCTCCCTTCGGCTCGGCGTCGGCATATCCACGAAGCACCTTGATGTTGTTGCGCACGGTCTTGCCCGCGGCCTCGAGATCCTCGTCGGTGATGTCGGCGAAGTCGTCGGGATCGATCACCACGTCGACGTCGCCGAGGGCTTCGAGGGCGCCGAGCTCACGCAGCTCCAGCGTGGTGAACGGCGCCTGCAGCGGGCCGCGCCTGCCGATGATCAGCACCTCTTCCACGCCGCGGGCGTGCAGCGACGCCAGCGCATGGTCGGCGATGTCGGTCTCGGCCAGCAGATCGGGGTCGCTGACCAGGATGCGGGCCACGTCGATGGCGACGTTGCCGTTGCCCACCACCACGGCACGGCCGCCCGACACGTCGGGTGCGATCTCGCCGAAGTGGGGGTGGGCGTTGTACCAGCCGACGAAGTCGACCGCCGCGACGCTGCCGGGCAGGTCCTCGCCCGGAATGCCCAGCGCCCGGTCGGCCTGTGCGCCGACCGCGTACACCACCGCGTCGTAGCGCTCGGCCAGCTCGGCCGGTTGCACGTGCTCACCGATCGCGACGTTGCCGAAGAAGCGGAAGCGGGGGTCCGCGGAGATCTTGTCGAACTGGGCGCTGATCGACTTGATCTTCGGGTGGTCGGGGGCTACGCCGGAGCGCACCAGACCCCACGGGGTCGGCAGCATCTCCAGCATGTCGACGCGGACGTCGCGGTTGTCGCCGTCCCCGCCGAACTTCAGCAGGGACGCGGCGGCAAAGTACCCGGAGGGTCCAGAGCCGACGATGGCCACGTAGTAGGGCCGCAAAGGGGGCATGTGGGCTGCCTTCTGTCGCTACCCGGGCACGCGCAGGGGGCTGTCGCGACGTGTCCGGACGGAGGTTCCGCCCCGATGCTAGATCGCCGACGAGGCCGCGGACGGCATTCTGGAATGGTCGCGGCAAAATCCGTCCCGATCGCCGGTCGGGCTGCGACGCCGGACCCCGCGCGCGGAGTGAGTAACCTCTAGTCCCGTGGATCCTGACCGCCAAGCCGACATCGCCGCCCTCGACACCACGCTGACCACCGTGGAGCGTGTCGTCGACGTCGACGGGCTGCGCGGACGCATCGATCAGCTGGAGAAGGACGCCTCCGACCCCCAGCTGTGGGACGACCAGACCCGCGCGCAGAAGGTGACCAGCGACCTGTCCCACGCGCAGAACGAACTCCGCCGGCTCGAGGAGCTGCGCGGCCGGCTGGAGGATCTGCCGGTCCTCTACGAACTCGCCTCCGAGGAAGACGGCGCGGGTGGCGCCGAAGCACTGGAGGAGGCCGACGCCGAGCTGGCCAAACTGCGCGAGGACATCGCCGCGATGGAGGTGCGCACGCTGCTGTCGGGGGAGTACGACGAGCGCGAGGCAGTCGTCACCATCCGGTCCGGCGCGGGCGGGGTGGACGCCGCCGACTGGGCCGAGATGCTGATGCGCATGTACATCCGCTGGGCGGAGCAGCACGACTACCCGGTCGAGGTGTTCGACACCTCCTACGCCGAAGAGGCCGGCATCAAGAGCGCCACCTTCGCGGTGCACGCCCCGTACGCCTACGGCACCCTGTCGGTGGAGCAGGGCACCCACCGCCTGGTGCGCATCAGCCCGTTCGACAACCAGAGCCGACGTCAGACGTCGTTCGCCGACGTCGAGGTGCTCCCGGTGGTCGAGACCACCGACCACATCGACGTCCCCGAGACCGACCTGCGCGTCGACGTGTACCGCTCCAGCGGGCCCGGCGGGCAGTCGGTGAACACCACCGACTCGGCCGTGCGGCTGACCCACATCCCGACCGGGATCGTGGTCACCTGCCAGAACGAGAAGTCCCAGCTGCAGAACAAGGTCGCGGCGATGCGGGTGCTGCAGGCGAAATTGCTGGCGCGTAAGAAGCAAGAGGAACGTGCCGAGCTCGACGCGCTCAAGGGCGACGGCGGCAGTTCGTGGGGCAACCAGATGCGGTCCTACGTGCTGCACCCGTATCAGATGGTCAAGGACCTGCGCACCGAGTACGAGGTCGGAAACCCGGCCGCCGTGCTGGACGGAGACATCGACGGCTTCCTGGAGGCCGGGATCCGGTGGCGCAACCGGAAAGACGACGACTGATCCAGCTGATGGACATCCAGCCGACGGACGTAGTTCTGGCATTCGACATGGCCTCGCGGTGGCACGGCTTCTGGCGGGGCGATATCGGGGTGTGGATTCTCGACCGCGGGGTGCGCATCGCGCTGCTCCTGATCGGTGGGCTGCTCGCCGCGCGGTTCATCAACTGGGCCGCCCAGCGCATCACCCGCCGGATCGACGCCGAGTACCAGGAGAGCGATCAGCTGGTGCGCACGGAGAGCGCCAAGCACCGTCAGGCCGTCGCGTCGGTGATCTCGTGGGTGTCGGTCGCGCTGCTGTTCGTGATGGTGGCGGTGCAGATCACCGACATCCTGGCGATACCGATCGGTTCGCTGGTGGCGCCCGCGGCGGTGATCGGCGCCGCGCTGGGTTTCGGCGCGCAGCGCCTGGTGCAGGATCTGCTGTCCGGTTTCTTCATCATCACCGAGAAGCAGTACGGGTTCGGTGACCTGGTGGCACTGACCGTCTCGGGCATCGCCGCACCCGCCGAGGGCACCGTCGAGGACGTGACGCTGCGGGTGACGAAACTGCGCTCGGCCGAAGGCGAGATGTACACCATCCCCAACGGGCAGATCGTCAAGACGGTGAACCTGTCCAAGGACTGGGCCCGCGCCGTCATCGACATCCCGGTGCCCACGTCGGCGGACCTGAACCTCGTCAACGAAGTGCTGCACGACGTCGCGCAGAACGCGATCGACCAACCCGAGTTGCACGATCTCCTGCTGGACGCGCCCCAGCTGATGGGCGTGGAGAGCATCGAACTCGACACCGTGAACCTGCGGATGGTGGCCCGCACGTTGCCCGGCAAGCAGTTCG contains:
- a CDS encoding FAD-dependent oxidoreductase, which produces MPPLRPYYVAIVGSGPSGYFAAASLLKFGGDGDNRDVRVDMLEMLPTPWGLVRSGVAPDHPKIKSISAQFDKISADPRFRFFGNVAIGEHVQPAELAERYDAVVYAVGAQADRALGIPGEDLPGSVAAVDFVGWYNAHPHFGEIAPDVSGGRAVVVGNGNVAIDVARILVSDPDLLAETDIADHALASLHARGVEEVLIIGRRGPLQAPFTTLELRELGALEALGDVDVVIDPDDFADITDEDLEAAGKTVRNNIKVLRGYADAEPKGAKRRIVFRFRTSPIEIKGDGKVEAIVLGRNELISGADGRVTAKDTGEREEVPAQLVVRAVGYRGLPTPGLPFDERAGTIPHTDGRIDGRRNEYVVGWIKRGPTGVIGSNKKDSADTVETLLADLAGAELAEFGADHLDQIRQWLLERQPKLVTTEHWQLIDAHERTAGEGSGRPRVKLTSLEDLLRIGHG
- the prfB gene encoding peptide chain release factor 2, producing the protein MDPDRQADIAALDTTLTTVERVVDVDGLRGRIDQLEKDASDPQLWDDQTRAQKVTSDLSHAQNELRRLEELRGRLEDLPVLYELASEEDGAGGAEALEEADAELAKLREDIAAMEVRTLLSGEYDEREAVVTIRSGAGGVDAADWAEMLMRMYIRWAEQHDYPVEVFDTSYAEEAGIKSATFAVHAPYAYGTLSVEQGTHRLVRISPFDNQSRRQTSFADVEVLPVVETTDHIDVPETDLRVDVYRSSGPGGQSVNTTDSAVRLTHIPTGIVVTCQNEKSQLQNKVAAMRVLQAKLLARKKQEERAELDALKGDGGSSWGNQMRSYVLHPYQMVKDLRTEYEVGNPAAVLDGDIDGFLEAGIRWRNRKDDD
- a CDS encoding mechanosensitive ion channel family protein, producing the protein MDIQPTDVVLAFDMASRWHGFWRGDIGVWILDRGVRIALLLIGGLLAARFINWAAQRITRRIDAEYQESDQLVRTESAKHRQAVASVISWVSVALLFVMVAVQITDILAIPIGSLVAPAAVIGAALGFGAQRLVQDLLSGFFIITEKQYGFGDLVALTVSGIAAPAEGTVEDVTLRVTKLRSAEGEMYTIPNGQIVKTVNLSKDWARAVIDIPVPTSADLNLVNEVLHDVAQNAIDQPELHDLLLDAPQLMGVESIELDTVNLRMVARTLPGKQFEVGRALRVLVVRALRRSGIAAQGEAAPTVGAIVHPATAGGAEKETQGPESNR